ttataaaaaagtttaggTATAAACCGATACtatcatatacatacatttataattcaGTTGAATCGTACATACCCTCAACTCCGTGAACAAGCTCTCATGGAAGCCGACGGTGGCGAACTTGGTGGCGCTGTAGTCTGTGCAGCGGTAGGTGCCGAGCAGACCCGCTACCGAGCCCACCGTCACTATGTGGCCCTTGCCCGAGCTGATCATTTCTGGCAGGAACGCTTTTACGGTCTGGAATAAAAACAATGAAGTTGGTTTCGTTAGAAATGAATCGCATTAGCCGAACCGAGTGATGACAGCAGAGCAATTTGTCCGCTGCCTACTCGTGCTGCGGGTGTCTTAAGAACCTATTTAGAGCAACAGTTACAGACAAGACAGCAAACTGAGCACTTTGATAAACTAAAACCTTTtgaactgcgatctccaaccacctgctaagcgtggagattatgttCCTATGTCACAGTCTCTTATATTCCTATAAGACGTCACGGTGTTGTTACCTTACTTACtacttaattaaacattaaacaagaCTTACCCAATAATGTGAGAGGATGTTGACTTTGTACGTGGTTTCTATAGCAGAGTCTGACAGATCCAGCAGTGTCTCACCGAACACCGTGCCTGCGTTGTTGATCAACACGTCCACTTTGCCGACCTGGAATAGTAAAGTCAATCATCATCTATTTAATCCATGATTCGATATTAGTTTACTATTGATATTCTCtacctacctaagtacctacttgcTTATAATTTACCTGCCTTCCTTTTCAACCATCAAGAATGTAAAAAGAATACTGTTTAGTACTAGGAGTTCCAAAGATTAGCAAGGTCGAACCTACGCTACACTCGAACTACGAACGGTGCTTACGTTGGCTACGTTCTTACGTGGTAGGTATCTACGTAGCTACTCATTATAAGTAAGTGAAATAAGTTcactattgtaaataaattaaaacattaaaaataatggaaCAAAATTTACCTCTTTTTTGACTTTCTCAGCTGCTGCGTAGACAGCGCTACGGTCCGCAAGGTCTACGATGTAGCTCGCGATTTCGTAGCCTTCATCCATCACCGCTGCGCACGTCTTTTGTAAACCTGGAAaaggattaatttattatttcgttttttttcttaatgGATATTGCCTTCTCATAGGTCCCATATAAAGAGACGGGTTAGTATCGAGTCgattaaaaatataggtatgtacgGTCTACAAAAATGTGAATAATAGATAAGTACTCCATAAATATAAATTGCGATGTTTGCTGGATTCATTTATGCAATTGTGTGATTTAGTAATAGTATAATTCAGTACACAGTACATTAAACACATAAGCATTCCAACTACTTAagtctttttaaatttataactacataatttaataGAGCATAATTTACTTCACACACGTACTAAATAATGTTTGTACACAATATTAGTGTACTCAAGTTTTATAACTTGCAACCAACAGCCGCATAAACTTGCCTATAAGGAAACCAGTCTAAGGTAGTCCCCGACCTACTTGTACACCTAAAAAGGGAAACTAAATTGATCACACTACTATACAAAATTTCGCAACAGAGTAACTGCATTTACTTTCTGTCTAGTTAAACATTACTGATAACGAATATAATCACCAAAAGTCAGGAGACTTTTGGTGATTatatatatgattatatatatatataaaaaaacctgACGTGTAGGAACAcgtcaggtttttttttttttatataaatgtaaacGTATCGTATACGCATAAATTAAATACGATTCGAACCATTTTAGTTTCTTATTGAGGGtagatactaaaataaatgtccaTAATCGTTTATTACGATTGTCACTTGTCATTTAACTCTTTTCCGTGAGCTGTTCTCGATGAATTCGAGtagctttttacttttttttagttCAAAATGGCTAAAATCGCTAAACGTACTTATGTTAATTCTGCagattcattttgttttatatgtggCTCGTTTACAACTTCTACACAAAGAAGAGTAATCAGTGAAAATGTTAAGATGTTATACGAGAGTTATTTTGGTTTTACTATCGGTCACCAAGACAAAGAATGGGCACCTCACCGATGTTGTGTTACGTGTATTGCAAATTTAAGTAACTGGATGAATGGAAAGCGTTCTTCAATGCCATTTGCTGTCCCAATGATCTGGCATGAGCCTACTAGCCATGATGTGGACTGTTACCTCTGCTTAACAAATGTCGTGGGCTTCTcaagaaaaaaatcattaaaaatccATTTCCTGCATTCTCATTTGGATTTTTTCCCGCAAAACTTAGGAGCTGTGAGTGATGAACAGGGGGAAAGGTTCCATCAGGACATCATTACTATGGAACAACGATACCAAGGTCGATGGGATCCAGGGATGTTGGGAGATCATTGTTGGTTCCTCATGAGAGAAACTGACCttgattataaaagaaaatcgcCATAAAATCCACCTGATTCTTTGGTTTTGGCTTTTTACTATAGATTTGGTCaggtttattgtaattaaataaaaattatttgtaattaataattttttttaaatttttacatTACCAAACCACAAAATAACCctgaaaatagtaaaaaaaataatgtacattAACAGAAAATCCTGACGTGATGGAAAAATTTGGGCATCAGATTTGGCTTTAGCGATATCGGTTTAACCAGAATTTAGTACTCAGCTTTATGTTGCGCTCCATACCCATTTTTTTGTAGAGTAGTGTCATAGAACCAACCTTCTTTGCTGATGTCCCAAACTACGACCTTGGCTCCAAGTCTGGCCAATTTAACGGCGAGTTGGCGACCAACACCGCCACCGCCTCCAGTCACCAGCACCACATCGCCCTTGAGGCTCTTCATAGGCCTTATTGCGTTAGGCACTAAGGTCCAGAATAGTGATTCCAGGATGTAATAGCAGGATAGCACTAGGAACAGCACTGTGTCCTTGGCGATGTCGAACACGCTCGCCATTTGTGATGGAGAGTTGATCTTCGTTCCCTCCAACATTTTTGGTTCCTGTAACAAGTTGAAGATGGAATGAGTATTCACTACAGCTGATGTATACTCGTACTACAAAAAATAACGATTGAATAAaggctaataaataaatataaaccagtCTATGTCAATGTCTTAAAAGATGAAAGCAAAAaaacgtaagtaaataaattcgTCATAAATTCTACGCAGTCAGAACAGACAATCAAATTACCGAATTGATACAACAATTTCATTAGGACAGACAATTAATTCTCTTTTTAAGGATATCTTTTTCAGCTGTGAAAGACTTCAAAAGGAATTAAAGATCACCTCATCTAGTTTCTTAAtctttaaggattttttttattagtcaaAAGTTCCTCGTTTTCGCAATATTGTTTTTGGATAATTGTATCATTTACTGCCGAATTACAAAATAGGCAATGTTGATGGGTTACGGCCTTACGGAGCCAATTTAACTCTATTTATATTCACCACAAATATTCGTAGTAAGGTCCCTCGTGTTGCTATTGTGCTGCAATATAGGTAGTTAGGTACGTATAACGTATATATcttgaatattaaattgattataagtatattatgtacccACTCACATTCGTTATCCTGTTTTGCCAGGaggtgtataaaataaatatctgttaTTTACAAGTATTAGACATCGAAGGATCCATCAGCAAAATTTGCGTTTTTGATGAAAAAATCAATTTCCCCCAATTGCTCAACCTGCAACAAAATTGAAGATGTTCAGCATTTGCTGATGGAATGTGTCCGTAATAAGAATGAACGCGACTCGTTGCTGAATGAACTGAAATTAAATAGACTGGATGTAGGTTTGATTCAAAGCATTTTAGCAAACCCTAAATCAAAAGCTGCAAAAAAATTGTGTAGATTAATGTTAATTGTTCAGCAGTGAGGAGtagatttatagttttatttataattcagttaagtttttttttataacaaatgaatttattattgttataaggtATGATGGGGTTGACATATCCTTGTTGGACAAAAAccccaaaaaattaaataaaataaagatttaaaaaaaaaaaaaagacatcgAAGGATATATTCTGTAATACGTGAAAATATACGTTCGACcaagttaatatttttgaattaaatcgtcttaaaattaatcattacaTTAAGTTACAGACGAGTTAGGTCAACTTAATAGATTCTTTAAAGAAATAACCCCTAAACTGAAATAGAAAATGTGAAATAACTTGTAAAACTACTTCTTTTAAATGTTGTACACAGCTATAATCTGGCCTCATCATGACACCGTCCATTATTACAGCCAAGAACGCACGCTACCGCAGATAGAGTTTCTTCAAAGTTTCGCAAAACTAATTTACAATGATTACAGTGTATGGTGAGCGGATACAAGCCGAGTTGTGGCTTGTGGACACTTTGTTTTAATGACAGGCGGTTTCTATTCCATCCACTGGGGATTATAACGTTCTTAGGGGAAATTGCATTGTTACACACCTTGCGCAATAGGTACATGAGTTGATTGTCATCAACATAATATTGGAGTGTGTAGAGTTATGTTTTTAACTGTATTTAGTTGGGTAAATTGTCTGATTAGATGATATTGGAGTCATGGCCTGTAGGTAGGTGTTATTCACAAATAGTtataacaataaagttataGTAAGTGAGTGTTagttatctctatatataaaaatttattgccgttcgttagtctcactaataACTCGAAAacggttggaccgatttggctaattttggtattgaattatttgtggaagtctttGAAAGGAAAGGAAAAGCGGTACTTACGAAGTtagccgggtcagctagttaaaaaataaatatataattaaaaaattattattaagatttacGTAGTTACGTATCAAGATAGCATTCGTTTTGTCTTTTTAATGAGGCACATTTCAGGTCTGTGCTATAGGTAAtcgagaattaaaaataaaaagtctaGCAACCAACTTTATTCGACGCTCTATCAAACCCGGAATCTAAACCCAGAAGACTATTAAAATTTTAGCAAGGCTACCGCACACTTTTTTGGCAGAACACTTCGATAACTGGTTTGAAACGTTGTAGCTAAAAAAAATCATACGTAACAGGTTTCCTGGTCTTGATTGCAAACAACAAAGTGAGTGGACCAAggattattaaaaaagtattatattatttaaaattttgctaatataattatacaaataagtattgttttgataccagtatgtaggtacctaaataaacTGAGACAGTTTGACTCTTGGCAAAAGCCTAGGCATTACCTAACTACCTATATACTTCACCTAACTTAGGAGTTAGTCTATTAGGATTTTATGAATAAAGGAGCTGATGGTAATCAATGGGGTCGTTTTAGTAAAAAGTGaaggtttttgtcagtaagagtctgacactccctctcgcctcgcccaaggcgggagaagaccaTGAGTAATTGGCCACCGTAAAAAAATGGCATATTATACTTCTATTAAGCTTTTGTTGTTTAGTCAGAAGAATAAAACTGTGTTCTACCTATGTGCGGTTTGTAGCTATTTAAGTAATACCTAACGTTAAACAGGCCGTGAAGTATGTATCTTGGCAAATGAGATGCGGTTACAGTATCGGATAGAATAACAACAACGTACCTAGATTAATAAACATATACCTAGGTGTTGAAAGTAAGTAAAGGTTTGTTTTGCAGATTTGATTAACTGGATCAgctgtgtacctacctactggtGCAGGAATTTAGTTTCGTATccgttttattaatattaaaatctagggtaaattaaacgtaaaaatgcaataaaatacacTATTTAATTATAAGGTGGATGTACCGTTATTGACTTTAATTTgctcgtaaaaaaatatttatggtttTTAATTTCGAGCACAATGGTCAACATTCTGTATTATAACCTAAATACATATgtagtattttaaaaactttcaaAAAAGAGAAACAGTTTATACTGCTAAACTGTTGTCTTCACATCTACATAAGATGGTTTATcatacgaatcacctgatggtgagcaatcgccgccgcccatagacaaccgaaataccagaggcgttacaagtgggaattaggattttaagggttgttgcggaatccGGGATTGGTTCCGGTAATCTCgtccacacaacgaaacacaacgcaagcgttgtttcacgtcggttttctgtcaggTCGTAACACTCCAGTCGGGCCATGGCTTTCCCACTCTTGTACAAGtaggttaataaaaaaataaggaaccAAAACAACccaataacaaataaaacaagatgACTTTAAATAAACCGCAAaaaacacaggagaaaatcctagtgtggggcaaagtttttttttaaacaagtttGAGAAAGTAGATTTTTATGAAAGttgttttacaaatacataggtacctatctataaGCATTGTGTTTACAATTTCTAAATCGCCATGGATgtgtgaaattattttacttatctatccgccgtactcagagttgttcaatggttacttaacccagtctttagtaATGAAATGTTTCATTCTACTTTTATTGGGAAAGAAAATATCAACATACTTTGTTTTATGGCAATGTAACTTATTCATACCTAATAGTTTATGTATAGTGCTTAGTGCACACAATCGATGACAAGACTACGAACTTATACATACACAAGGAATGATgaaagtacctatgtaaatgAAAGGGTGTA
This sequence is a window from Spodoptera frugiperda isolate SF20-4 chromosome 5, AGI-APGP_CSIRO_Sfru_2.0, whole genome shotgun sequence. Protein-coding genes within it:
- the LOC118271971 gene encoding epidermal retinol dehydrogenase 2 isoform X1, with protein sequence MVMVTDEPKMLEGTKINSPSQMASVFDIAKDTVLFLVLSCYYILESLFWTLVPNAIRPMKSLKGDVVLVTGGGGGVGRQLAVKLARLGAKVVVWDISKEGLQKTCAAVMDEGYEIASYIVDLADRSAVYAAAEKVKKEVGKVDVLINNAGTVFGETLLDLSDSAIETTYKVNILSHYWTVKAFLPEMISSGKGHIVTVGSVAGLLGTYRCTDYSATKFATVGFHESLFTELRAHGHTTIHATLVCPYYINTGMFDGVTPRLMPMLEPDYVAETMIDSIRKNEVNCIMPGSVRYLLPLKCLLPAKMCWDLMHRVMKGPQSMMEFKGKPKAVAS
- the LOC118271971 gene encoding epidermal retinol dehydrogenase 2 isoform X2 is translated as MLEGTKINSPSQMASVFDIAKDTVLFLVLSCYYILESLFWTLVPNAIRPMKSLKGDVVLVTGGGGGVGRQLAVKLARLGAKVVVWDISKEGLQKTCAAVMDEGYEIASYIVDLADRSAVYAAAEKVKKEVGKVDVLINNAGTVFGETLLDLSDSAIETTYKVNILSHYWTVKAFLPEMISSGKGHIVTVGSVAGLLGTYRCTDYSATKFATVGFHESLFTELRAHGHTTIHATLVCPYYINTGMFDGVTPRLMPMLEPDYVAETMIDSIRKNEVNCIMPGSVRYLLPLKCLLPAKMCWDLMHRVMKGPQSMMEFKGKPKAVAS